The genomic segment TGGGCAGCTCTTTTTTTCTAGATGAACTCTTCCAAATCCATCGCGCCGTCATCCTCATCCTCCACCGGGACGCGCTGGATATCCGCGCCCAGGGCGATGAGCTTATTTTCAATATGGTCGTAGCCGCGGTCGATATACTGGATATTATAGATATCCGTGATACCGTCGGCCATGAGCCCGGCGACGATGAGCGCCGCGCCTGCCCGCAGATCGCTGGCGCGCACCGGAGCGCCCGTCAGCCGCTCCACGCCTTCCACCACCGCCACCCGGTCGTCTATCGTAACTTTGGCGCCCATGCGGCGGATCTCGTTGATATGCTTAAACCGGGATTCAAAAATATTTTCCACAATCACGCTGGTTCCCTCTGCCGTGGAGAGCAGAACCGTCGCCGGCTGCTGCAAATCCGTCGGGAAGCCAGGGTAAGGATAGGTTTTGATATTGACTCTCTTGGGCCGTTTGGTGCAGCAGACGCGGATACTGTCTCCGCCTTCCTCCACCTGCACGCCCATCTCTTCCAGCTTGGCCGTCAGCGCTTCCATATGCACGGGCACGACGTTCTTCACCGTAACGTCGCCCTTGGTGGCCGCCGCCGCGATCATCAGCGTCCCCGCCTCGATCTGATCGGGAATGACGCTGTATGTACAGCCGTGCAGTTTCTCCACACCGCGGATTTTGATGGTATCCGTGCCCGCGCCCTTGATGCGCGCGCCCATGCAGTTCAAAAAGTTGGCGACGTCGACAACATGCGGCTCCTTTGCCGCATTCATAATCGTCGTATTGCCCTTTGCCTTGACGGCCGCCAGCATGATGTTGATGGTCGCCCCGACGGAGACCTGATCGAGATAAATATCGCTGCCGATGAGCTCCTCGGCATCCGCCACCAGGCAGCCGTATTCCTCGCGCATATTCGCGCCCAGCGCGGCGATCCCTTTTTTATGCAGATCGATGGGCCGCTGGCCGATGGCGCAGCCGCCGGGCAAATAGACCTTCGCGCTCAAAAAACGCCCCAAAAGCGCCCCAACCAGGTAGTAGGAGGCGCGCATCCGGCGCACCAGGTTGATGCGCACGTCGCTGGTCTTGATGCCGCT from the Christensenellaceae bacterium 44-20 genome contains:
- a CDS encoding UDP-N-acetylglucosamine 1-carboxyvinyltransferase, encoding MNEKFVIRGGKPLEGSVCVGGAKNAAVAILPATILAEGPCIIENLPRIDDVTILLNIMKRLGASIDAREDGSVLIDTSGIKTSDVRINLVRRMRASYYLVGALLGRFLSAKVYLPGGCAIGQRPIDLHKKGIAALGANMREEYGCLVADAEELIGSDIYLDQVSVGATINIMLAAVKAKGNTTIMNAAKEPHVVDVANFLNCMGARIKGAGTDTIKIRGVEKLHGCTYSVIPDQIEAGTLMIAAAATKGDVTVKNVVPVHMEALTAKLEEMGVQVEEGGDSIRVCCTKRPKRVNIKTYPYPGFPTDLQQPATVLLSTAEGTSVIVENIFESRFKHINEIRRMGAKVTIDDRVAVVEGVERLTGAPVRASDLRAGAALIVAGLMADGITDIYNIQYIDRGYDHIENKLIALGADIQRVPVEDEDDGAMDLEEFI